The Radiobacillus deserti genomic interval AATCTCCTCATATTCCATTTGATACGATTCTGGCCATCTACTTTCCTGGTTTTCAAACGGTGGTATAACTCCTATCTTTATATCGTATGTAGCTTGTAAATCCATTATGACTTGACATGTCCATAGTTCCACACCCATTTGACCTGAAACTAACACCCATTCCAGTCCATCTTCAACTAAAGCAATGAGCCTTTTTCTTAAAGTTTCTTTTATTATCTTTATTCTTGGATCATTTGCTTTATAAATATTTAACTCAAAAGGCTTATATCCTGTTACAGTAACGATTTTCATCTTATTTCCCCCTGCATCTATTTTATGGAATCTTTTCTATAAAACCAAGCAAAAATATCATAGT includes:
- a CDS encoding SLOG family protein, translated to MKIVTVTGYKPFELNIYKANDPRIKIIKETLRKRLIALVEDGLEWVLVSGQMGVELWTCQVIMDLQATYDIKIGVIPPFENQESRWPESYQMEYEEISMQADFFQPLYQSEYKGPFQFKARDKWLIEKSDGCLVLTDEEFPGSTKYFIEEAKKAEKFYPIHEITPFDLDETVQDLQAEETNIWDGD